A stretch of DNA from Fibrobacter succinogenes:
ACCGAAAAATGCAATCTTAGATGTACCTATTGTTATTATAACGAAAGTCAGAACGAACGATGCGCCGATATGAGCGATGAGGTCAGAGAAGCAAGCCTCCGCTACATTTTAGATAAGACAATTGAGTTCAAACACGATTATTTGTCCATCACATTTTTCGGAGGAGAACCTCTCCTAAAGTTTGACGCCATACAAAAAAGTGTTTCCTTTCTCAAAAATCTCGTGCAAAGCCGTTTTTCCGAACTCCCCAAAGGTTTCGCATTGGTTTTCGCCATCAATACAAACGGCACCTTATTAAATGACGAAATTCTCGAATATTTCAAAAAAGAAAAATTCACAATATATGTATCAATCGATGGTCCTGCATCACGGCACAATCTTTCAAGACGAACCGTAAACAACAAGGGGAGTTTCGATGCCTTAGCACCATTCATTCCAGAATTGGTCAAACAAGACGCTTTCGTGATTTCAGTCACCAACAGAAACAACATTAAGGGATTAACCGATTCCGTCAAGTGGCTTAAAGCGCAAGGTTTTAAAAACGTTCAAAATGCAGTTGACTTCGACGGGCGCTGGACTTCAGAAGACATGGATGCACTCGCAGCCGAGTACACCAAACTTGCAGAACTTTGGTACAATCTCAAAAAAGAGAAAAGTGATTTTTACATACAAACAATACAGGACCATATTCTGCTCCACGCTCTCGACCTAAAGGTAAAACATTGTTCTTGCGACATTCTCAAAGGATCCATCGGCATCGCAACGAATGGAAACGTATTCCCATGCAGCCGATTCATTTCCAGCAAGCCCAATGCCCCCTACTTACTTGGTAACGTTCTAGATAAAGAAGACCACATATACGATAGCCCTGCAGCTCAAGAAGTTTACAGGTTCCTCGAAACTGAAAAAAAGGAATGCATTGGATGCGCCATCCAACGTCGCTGCGCCGCACATGAATGCGGTTGCACCTCATTTTACACAACGGGAAGCCTATTCGGGGTTTCACCAGAAGTATGCACACACGAGCGCATCCTCAGTGCAATTTGCGATGAATTTGCCGTCAAACTTCAAAACGAAGGTAAGGCGGAAGACATCCTATAAATTCAATCCACCTACAACAAGGAGAAATAATGGATAAGAAAACAATCAGCATCAATAAAGTCGCTGCCACAGCCGACTTGAAAAAACCGAATACAGACGGCATCCAAGGTCGCATCAAGCCGCTTGAAGGTGACATCGCTCCGGGTTATATCCCGAAAGGACCGAAGGAACCCATCGTACCGCCCAAAATTACAACAGGCGGCAAGACTCCGCTGAAAGATGCAATTAAGGACAAAGTCAATCTCAGAAAGTAATTCTTTACTTTTTCCATTCCGCGAGCACCATGCCCGCAACAATAGCCGCCGCGCCCGCAAGGGCGACGGCTGTTATTTTTTCGCCAAGCGCAATCACAGCCGTAATAATCGTCACAAGCGGAATCGCATAGATATAATTGCTCGCCAAAACC
This window harbors:
- a CDS encoding radical SAM protein, which translates into the protein MRVLLSLTEKCNLRCTYCYYNESQNERCADMSDEVREASLRYILDKTIEFKHDYLSITFFGGEPLLKFDAIQKSVSFLKNLVQSRFSELPKGFALVFAINTNGTLLNDEILEYFKKEKFTIYVSIDGPASRHNLSRRTVNNKGSFDALAPFIPELVKQDAFVISVTNRNNIKGLTDSVKWLKAQGFKNVQNAVDFDGRWTSEDMDALAAEYTKLAELWYNLKKEKSDFYIQTIQDHILLHALDLKVKHCSCDILKGSIGIATNGNVFPCSRFISSKPNAPYLLGNVLDKEDHIYDSPAAQEVYRFLETEKKECIGCAIQRRCAAHECGCTSFYTTGSLFGVSPEVCTHERILSAICDEFAVKLQNEGKAEDIL